A region of Planococcus sp. MSAK28401 DNA encodes the following proteins:
- a CDS encoding ABC transporter permease, protein MYSFWIIFKQAFKTKAMTKSFMITTLVVVASFFLLANLPSIIESFDGDDGSQQTLQVVDETGQYTEALQAQLDQQDSAIQLEASALSEEQLRADVEAGEMDAFLVIEGDDGMTARYVAESATESAQAAELENALQSLQTARVAEQLELEETELAQLFAPVEMEREALAESSKSQEELSQARGLVYILIMVIYIAVIYYPNMIAMEVANEKSSRVMEILISSVSPVKHMFAKIAGIGSLGILQMMIFALAGYLAIQSSGSDLTEGVFSVMGFSEVKFSTFFYAILFFLLGYFLYAVLAALLGSLVSRTEDVQQLMLPMMILIIIASFIAFSGISMPEAGYVTVASYIPFFAPLVMFLRVGLLDIPLWEPLLSIAIMLLTIGILGWFGARVYRGGVLMYGSSQSLKDIRRAIKLGNEK, encoded by the coding sequence ATGTATAGTTTCTGGATCATTTTCAAACAGGCATTCAAAACGAAAGCGATGACGAAATCGTTTATGATCACCACGCTGGTCGTTGTTGCTTCATTTTTCCTGCTGGCAAATCTGCCGTCGATTATCGAGTCATTCGATGGAGATGATGGTTCACAGCAAACGCTTCAAGTAGTGGATGAAACAGGACAGTATACGGAAGCATTGCAAGCCCAGCTCGACCAGCAAGACAGCGCCATTCAATTAGAAGCGAGCGCGCTTTCTGAAGAGCAATTGAGGGCGGATGTGGAAGCAGGCGAAATGGACGCCTTTCTCGTTATCGAAGGCGATGATGGGATGACTGCCCGTTATGTAGCGGAGTCCGCAACTGAATCGGCTCAAGCGGCAGAACTTGAAAACGCGCTCCAGAGCTTACAGACAGCAAGGGTAGCCGAACAGCTGGAGCTCGAAGAAACGGAGCTTGCCCAGTTGTTTGCGCCAGTTGAAATGGAGCGGGAAGCGCTTGCCGAATCTTCCAAATCCCAGGAAGAATTAAGCCAAGCGCGCGGCCTTGTCTATATTTTGATCATGGTCATCTATATTGCGGTCATTTACTACCCGAATATGATCGCTATGGAAGTAGCGAACGAAAAATCCTCGCGCGTCATGGAAATTTTGATTTCCAGCGTCTCACCGGTCAAGCATATGTTTGCGAAGATTGCAGGCATCGGCTCGCTCGGCATTTTGCAGATGATGATTTTCGCACTTGCCGGATATTTGGCGATCCAAAGTTCAGGATCGGATCTGACCGAAGGCGTATTTAGCGTTATGGGCTTTTCGGAAGTGAAATTCAGCACGTTCTTCTACGCGATTCTGTTCTTTTTGTTGGGCTATTTCCTTTATGCCGTGCTTGCGGCGTTGCTCGGATCGCTCGTCAGCCGGACAGAGGATGTCCAGCAATTAATGCTACCGATGATGATTTTGATCATCATTGCCTCATTCATCGCTTTTTCAGGCATCTCCATGCCGGAAGCGGGTTATGTAACGGTCGCTTCCTATATCCCGTTTTTCGCACCGCTCGTCATGTTCTTGCGTGTCGGCCTGCTGGATATTCCGTTATGGGAACCGCTGTTGTCTATTGCGATCATGCTGTTGACGATTGGCATACTTGGCTGGTTCGGCGCCCGCGTTTATCGCGGCGGCGTCTTGATGTACGGTTCATCGCAATCGCTGAAAGATATCCGCCGGGCGATCAAGCTTGGCAACGAAAAATAA
- a CDS encoding metallophosphoesterase family protein — translation MASIRFIHSADLHLGSPFSGMKGLGAEQWKTLQNSTSAAFERLISYTLETRPDFLLIVGDIYDGEDRNLRAQYRFQLGMEQLNEAGIPVFLSHGNHDHLSGGGASFELPSNVRVFHDSVENMTLTVGGATVKIAGFSYGRRHVTESMIEHYPRKESGVIQIGMLHGSEESDTEHAVYAPFRKEQLRAKNYDYWALGHIHKRQQLSVDPPIVYPGNLQGRHRKESGSKGFYEVVLTDGHADLKFIAAEALRFERISVDCSSVQHMNELFNIVKEQLEAHDAEALVAELELQNLDEATLQMLEDIPNAELVYALREVLSEQQRFVHISTVQLDRNGLPSELSPFGKQLASRLENWESGDWKQALKELYNHPKSGRFLPQLDDGLQEELQAEAVMKIRKMMALEGQR, via the coding sequence ATGGCAAGCATTCGATTTATCCACAGCGCTGATTTACATCTCGGCAGCCCGTTCAGCGGCATGAAAGGGTTAGGTGCAGAGCAATGGAAAACATTGCAGAACAGCACATCGGCCGCTTTTGAACGATTGATTTCCTATACGCTTGAAACGCGGCCTGATTTTTTATTGATTGTCGGGGACATTTATGACGGGGAAGACCGTAATTTGCGTGCACAGTACCGGTTTCAGCTAGGCATGGAACAATTGAATGAAGCGGGCATTCCGGTTTTTTTGAGTCATGGCAACCACGATCATTTAAGCGGGGGCGGAGCGAGTTTTGAACTTCCGTCAAATGTCCGTGTCTTCCACGACAGCGTAGAAAATATGACACTGACAGTGGGCGGCGCAACGGTGAAAATTGCCGGGTTTAGCTACGGCCGCCGTCATGTAACGGAATCGATGATTGAACATTATCCAAGAAAAGAAAGCGGCGTCATCCAGATCGGCATGCTCCATGGCTCTGAGGAAAGTGATACAGAGCACGCCGTATACGCGCCATTCCGCAAAGAACAATTGCGAGCCAAAAACTACGATTATTGGGCGCTCGGCCATATCCATAAACGGCAGCAACTATCCGTCGATCCACCCATCGTCTATCCCGGGAATCTTCAAGGGCGCCACAGGAAAGAATCCGGCTCTAAAGGCTTTTACGAGGTTGTGCTGACAGATGGCCATGCCGATCTGAAATTCATTGCGGCAGAAGCGCTGCGCTTTGAGCGAATTAGCGTTGATTGCAGCAGCGTCCAGCACATGAATGAATTATTTAATATTGTCAAAGAACAGCTTGAAGCGCATGATGCTGAAGCGCTCGTCGCAGAACTGGAACTCCAAAATCTGGATGAGGCAACCCTTCAGATGCTAGAAGACATCCCGAATGCAGAGCTTGTGTATGCTTTACGCGAAGTGCTCAGCGAACAACAGCGCTTTGTCCATATTTCAACTGTGCAGCTCGACAGAAACGGACTGCCTTCGGAGCTATCGCCGTTTGGAAAGCAGCTCGCCAGCCGCCTGGAAAACTGGGAGTCGGGCGATTGGAAACAGGCCTTGAAAGAGCTTTACAACCATCCGAAAAGCGGGCGTTTCCTGCCGCAGCTCGACGATGGGCTGCAGGAGGAACTGCAGGCGGAAGCGGTAATGAAAATCCGCAAGATGATGGCATTGGAGGGCCAGCGATGA